From Elaeis guineensis isolate ETL-2024a chromosome 16, EG11, whole genome shotgun sequence, a single genomic window includes:
- the LOC105059386 gene encoding uncharacterized protein isoform X1: MDNGRHWENGRPKPDQFKSVCTQVHVLMDNWEVQKVNLINLKMAISASLLLLPTEFTEEGLYAKICSLLYMGDLRMLFAEDKNKAKRLLREVLKEHVSDGC; encoded by the exons ATGGACAACGGTCGACACTGGGAAAATGGAAGACCCAAGccagatcaattcaaatcagtttgCACTCAG GTTCATGTTCTTATGGATAACTGGGAGGTACAAAAGGTCAACTTGATTAATCTGAAGATGGCGATTTCTGCTTCACTGCTCCTTTTGCCAACTGAATTTACTGAG GAAGGTCTATATGCTAAAATTTGTAGTCTCTTATACATGGGTGATTTGCGGATGCTGTTTGCAGAGGACAAGAATAA GGCAAAAAGATTGTTGAGGGAAGTTTTAAAAGAGCATGTGTCTGATGGTTGCTGA
- the LOC105059386 gene encoding uncharacterized protein isoform X2 translates to MKPKGCLLQVHVLMDNWEVQKVNLINLKMAISASLLLLPTEFTEEGLYAKICSLLYMGDLRMLFAEDKNKAKRLLREVLKEHVSDGC, encoded by the exons ATGAAACCTAAGGGCTGTTTGCTACAG GTTCATGTTCTTATGGATAACTGGGAGGTACAAAAGGTCAACTTGATTAATCTGAAGATGGCGATTTCTGCTTCACTGCTCCTTTTGCCAACTGAATTTACTGAG GAAGGTCTATATGCTAAAATTTGTAGTCTCTTATACATGGGTGATTTGCGGATGCTGTTTGCAGAGGACAAGAATAA GGCAAAAAGATTGTTGAGGGAAGTTTTAAAAGAGCATGTGTCTGATGGTTGCTGA
- the LOC105059387 gene encoding cocosin 1-like, whose amino-acid sequence MASSSLLSFSLCLLLLCHMFQAQFGWSQESPFQSSRRSVSTRKECRIEKLNALEPTRTVRSEAGITDYFDEDNEQFRCAGVSAIRRVIEPRGLLLPSMSNAPRLVYIVQGRGVVGLVMPGCPETFQSFQRSEQYERKEGKRHRRSRDEHQKVYQFEQGDVLAVPNGFAYWCYNNGENPVVAITVLDTSNDANQLDRSHRQFLLAGRQEEGRQGYRREESIKENILRGFRTELLAAAFGVNMELARKLQCRDDTRGDIVRAENGLQVLRPSRREEEEREESRNINRLEETYCSMKIKQNIGDPRRADVFNPRAGRITTLSSEKLPILRFIQMSAERVVLYRNAMVSPHWNMNAHSIMYCTGGRGRVEVADDKGESVFDGELHQGQLLIVPQNYAVLERAESEGFELVSIKTSDRAMVSTIVGKTSALRGMPEEVLMNSYRISRDEARRVKLTRGDEVAIFTPRRVES is encoded by the exons ATGGCGTCCTCCTCTTTGCTCTCCTTTTCCCTTTGCTTGCTGCTCCTATGCCATATGTTCCAGGCCCAGTTTGGGTGGAGTCAAGAGAGCCCATTTCAGAGCTCACGACGGTCGGTATCAACTCGGAAAGAGTGCCGGATCGAGAAGCTGAATGCCCTCGAGCCGACGAGGACTGTGAGGTCCGAAGCTGGTATCACGGATTACTTTGACGAGGACAATGAACAGTTCCGGTGCGCCGGCGTGTCCGCGATCCGCCGAGTGATAGAACCCAGAGGCCTTCTCCTGCCCTCCATGTCCAATGCCCCTCGCCTCGTCTACATCGTCCAAG GAAGGGGTGTGGTCGGACTTGTGATGCCTGGCTGCCCGGAAACTTTCCAATCCTTCCAGCGATCCGAGCAGTATGAACGCAAGGAAGGCAAGCGACATCGGAGGTCCAGAGACGAACACCAAAAAGTCTACCAGTTCGAACAGGGAGACGTCCTGGCTGTGCCTAATGGATTTGCTTACTGGTGCTACAACAATGGGGAGAATCCTGTTGTCGCGATCACCGTCCTCGACACCAGCAACGACGCTAACCAGCTCGATCGCAGCCACAGA CAATTCTTATTGGCTGGAAGGCAGGAGGAAGGCCGGCAAGGATATCGCCGTGAGGAGAGCATCAAGGAAAACATCTTGAGAGGGTTCAGAACTGAGCTGCTGGCAGCGGCTTTTGGCGTTAACATGGAGCTGGCAAGGAAGCTCCAGTGCAGGGATGACACAAGGGGCGATATCGTCCGGGCGGAGAACGGGCTTCAGGTGCTGAGGCCCTcaaggagggaggaagaagagagggaagagagtagAAATATTAATAGATTGGAGGAGACCTATTGCTCGATGAAGATTAAGCAGAACATTGGGGATCCAAGGCGTGCCGACGTCTTCAACCCAAGGGCGGGAAGGATTACTACCCTCAGCAGCGAGAAGCTCCCGATCCTCAGGTTCATCCAAATGAGTGCTGAGAGGGTGGTTCTCTACAGG AATGCCATGGTATCACCCCACTGGAACATGAATGCCCACAGCATCATGTATTGTACCGGAGGACGAGGCCGTGTCGAGGTTGCTGATGACAAGGGCGAAAGTGTGTTCGACGGAGAGCTCCACCAAGGTCAGCTCTTGATCGTCCCGCAAAACTATGCAGTGTTGGAACGGGCGGAAAGTGAAGGCTTCGAGTTGGTATCGATCAAGACCAGCGACCGAGCCATGGTGAGCACCATCGTTGGGAAGACGTCGGCTCTCCGGGGCATGCCGGAGGAGGTGCTGATGAACTCCTACCGCATCTCAAGGGACGAAGCAAGGAGGGTCAAACTCACCAGGGGGGACGAGGTGGCGATCTTCACTCCTAGGAGAGTGGAGAGCTGA